One Trichomycterus rosablanca isolate fTriRos1 chromosome 10, fTriRos1.hap1, whole genome shotgun sequence DNA window includes the following coding sequences:
- the phyhiplb gene encoding phytanoyl-CoA hydroxylase-interacting protein-like yields MEVPHMACSVSSPTSPCDDVIKNLSLDSIQLCGREGNKSQDSGIAEMEELPVPQNIKISNITCDSFKICWDMDTRTKERITHYFIDLNKKENKNANKFKHKDVPTKLVAKAVPLPMTVRGHWFLSPRTEYTVAVQTASKQSDGDYAISDWSEVVEFCTADYSTVHLTQLLEKAEAIAGRMLPFSVFYRNQNKEYFDHARHAQNNKMLPSVKDNSGSHGSPISGKLEGVFFSCNTEFNTGAPPQDSPYGRYRFQLPAEALFNSNTNLYFGDFYCMYTAYHYVILVLAPRGSTGDEFCKQRLPLLDASDNRFLTCVELEDGRLAFHHAQDLILEVIFTDPVDLSLGAVAEISGHQLMSLSTVNAKKDPSCKTCNISVGR; encoded by the exons GAAATAAGTCCCAGGACTCGGGCATTGCAGAGATGGAGGAGCTTCCTGTTCCTCAGAACATCAAGATCAGCAACATCACGTGTGACTCCTTCAAGATCTGCTGGGACATGGACACCAGGACCAAGGAGCGGATCACGCATTACTTCATCGACCTGAACAAGAAGGAGAACAAGAACGCCAACAAGTTCAAACACAAG GATGTGCCCACTAAACTGGTAGCGAAGGCTGTACCCCTGCCCATGACAGTGAGGGGTCACTGGTTCCTGAGTCCACGCACCGAGTACACTGTAGCCGTGCAGACGGCGTCCAAACAGAGCGACGGAGACTACGCCATCTCCGACTGGAGCGAGGTTGTGGAGTTCTGCACGGCGG ATTACTCCACGGTCCATCTCACACAGTTGCTGGAGAAAGCCGAGGCCATCGCGGGCAGGATGCTCCCGTTCTCCGTCTTCTACCGCAACCAGAACAAAGAGTACTTCGACCACGCCAGGCAT gcgcagaacaacaagATGCTGCCGTCAGTGAAGGACAACAGCGGCAGCCACGGATCCCCCATCAGCGGCAAGCTGGAGGGCGTATTCTTCAGCTGCAACACCGAGTTCAATACAGGCGCGCCGCCACAGGACTCGCCGTACGGCCGCTACCGCTTCCAGCTGCCCGCCGAGGCGCTCTTCAACAGCAACACCAACCTGTACTTCGGCGACTTCTACTGCATGTACACGGCGTACCACTACGTCATCCTCGTCCTGGCGCCGCGCGGCTCCACGGGCGACGAGTTCTGCAAGCAGAGGCTCCCCCTGCTGGACGCCTCCGACAACCGCTTTCTCACGTGCGTCGAGCTGGAGGACGGGCGCCTGGCGTTCCATCACGCCCAGGACCTCATCCTGGAGGTCATCTTCACGGACCCGGTGGACCTGAGCCTGGGCGCGGTGGCCGAGATCAGCGGGCACCAGCTCATGAGTCTGTCCACGGTCAACGCCAAAAAGGACCCGAGCTGCAAGACCTGCAACATCAGTGTGGGACGCTGA